The sequence below is a genomic window from Actinokineospora baliensis.
AGCCCTCGAGCTGGCGCTCCCAGGGGGCGTTGATGTCGCGGACCGCGAACGAGCCGAGGAACGACTGGGCGCGGCCGCCGAGGCCGCCGCCCTTGGCGACGCGGACCTGCTTGACCACGTCCAGCACCACCCGCAGCTCCTGCGGTCCGGCGAGGAAGGTCAGCGCGACCGACTGGAGGCCGGAGGCGGCAGGCGCGTCGAAGGTGATCTCCTGGAAGAACGGGAGCTGCTGGTCGACGCCGTCGAGGCGGTCGCGCTCGAGGTTGGCCGAGCGGAAGGTGTAGCCGAGCCTGCTCATCGCGTCGAGCACGCGGTGCTGGGCGGGCAGCGGCTCGATCGCCACCGCGTCCACGTCCTGGGCGTCGACCACCGAGCCCGCCAGGTCCAGGGTGGTCTGCAGGCCGACCGCCATGCCGACCAGGTGCTTGCCCAGCACCGAGGTGATCGGGGTCTCCCACGGCATCCGCACCTCGAACGGCACGGTGACCCGGCTGCCCGCGCGGACCAGCTCCCGGCCCGCCAGGTGCACCTGCTGCACCGGCAGGTCCCGCGGCCCGTCGGGGGTGTCGACCCTGGCCAACAGCGCCACCCCGAGCGCCTCCACCTGCTGGTCGACGCTGCCGCCGAGCAGGTGGACCTCCCCGCGCAGCGCACCCCCCGGGCGAGTCGCCCGGTCGAGGATCTGGGCGTCGACCTTCGCGCCACCGGCGCCGAACCCCGCGAGGACCTTCTGGAACATGCGCGCATCCTGCCAGGACCGACCCGCCAGCGGCAGCGGTTCCCGCCCGCACCAGGTGTCAGAATGGAGCCGTGAGCGCACCCACCCAGACCCGCCCCGACGTCGACACCCGTCCCGAGGGCACCGAGACCACGGGCGACGACACGCCCAAGATGTTCCACTACGTCCGGAAGAACAAGATCGTCGAGAGCGCCGTCATGGGCAACATGGTCGTCGCCCTCTGCGGTGAGGTCTTCCCGGTCACCAAGTCCCCCAAGCCCGGCTCCCCGGTCTGCCCCGACTGCAAGAAGATCTACGACTCCATGAAGGACTGACTTCCCGGACTTGCCCACAACCCCCCAACCCATCCACAGCCCCGCCAAGCCCCCCTTGACAACCCCCTGCCCCCGATAGGCTCGAACGTGGGACCTCAGACCCCGGGTGGGTGGGCCCCACCACGCGAGTCGATCATGGAGCTGCGCGGACGCGAACAGGGCCCGCCTCGGGGTGAGGCGGGCCCTGTCGTCGTCGCGGGTCAGGCGTGTTGGAGTTCTGGTTCGGTGGCCGGGCGTGGGGCGTGCTTGGCCGCCTTCTTGGCGCGGCGGCGCTCCTTGAAGTTCTCGACCATCGTGTAGAGGGTCGGGACGAGCACCAGGGTCAGCAGCGTCGAGCTGATCAGGCCGCCGATCACCACGAGGGCCAGCGGTTTGCCGATGAAGCCGCCCTCCCCCGTGACGCCCGCCGCCATGGGGAGGAGGGCGAAGATGGTGGCCGCCGCGGTCATCAGGATGGGGCGCAGGCGCCTGCGGCCGCCTTCGATCACGGCGTCGCGGACGCTCATGCCGTCGGCCCGGTACTGGTTGATCAGGTCGATGAGCACGATGGCGTTGGTGACCACGATGCCGACCAGCATCAGCATGCCGATCAGCGACGGCAGGCCGAGCGGGGTCCCGGTGAGCAGCAGCAGGCCGATGGCGCCGGTCGCGGCGAACGGGATGGACACCAGCAGGATCAGCGGCTGCACCAGGCTGCGGAAGGTCGCCACCATGATCAGGAAGACGATCGCGATGGCGGCCAGCATGGCCAGCCCGAGGTCGGCGAAGGTGTCGGCCTGGTCGGCGCTGACGCCGCCGACGGTGTAGGCGGCGCCGCCGGCGAGCTGGAGCTTGCCGAGCCGGGCGGTCATGTCCTTGGTGACCGCGCCCAGGTCCGACGAGGTGGACTTGGCGGTGACGGTGGTGCTGCGGTCGCCGTCGGTGCGGGTGACCCGCACCGGGCCGTCGACCGTGGTCACCTGGGCGACCTGCCCCAGGGTGACCGGACCAGCGGGGCTGGGCAGCGGCAGCGCCTTAAGCGCGGCCACGTCCGCAGGGGCGGTGCCGGTGCGCAGCAGCACCTGCTGGCGGGAGTCGCCTATAGGCAGGTCTGCGACCGGGGTGCCGCGCAGCGCCTGGGCGGCGAGCTGGGTGATCGTCTGCGTGCTGAGCCCCTTGGCCGCGGCGGCGACCTGGTCGACGGCGATCTCCACCCGCGGTGAGCTGCGGGCCAGGTCGCTGGTCACCTCGCTGAGCCCGGAGGTGCCCGCGACCGCGTCCTGCACGGTCTTGGTCGCGGCGACGAGCCCGGCCGCGTCGGGCGCGGTGACCAGGACCTCGAGGGAGTTCGACGTGCCGGACCCGGTGTCGCTGCCGGTCTCCAGCTTGCCCGCCGAGGTGCCGAGGCGGTCCTTGATACCCGCGATCACGGCGGAGCGGTCCACATCGGCCTTGAGGGTGGCGAACACGGTGGTGTTGCCGCCGCTGCTGGCGCCGAAGCCCGCGAACAGGTCGTCGGTGCCGACGGTGACCTGGTAGACCTCGATCTCCGGGGTCGCGGCGAGCACGTCCTCGAGCTTCTTGGCCGCGGCGTCGCGGGCGTCGAGGCTGGTGCCGGGCGGCAGTTCCTGGGTGAGCTGGACCGAGGTGCCGCCGTTGTCGTCGATGAAGCTGGTCTCCAGGCGGCTGGCCAGTCCCATGGTGAGCACGAAGATGACGATCGCCACCAGGATCGTGGCCCACCGGCGCTTGGTGGCGAACCGCAGCACCGGGACGTAGGCGCGCTGCAGCGGGCTGCGCCGCTCCTTGTCCAGGGCCTCCTGCAGCGCGCGCTCGGCGGCGGCGGGGTCGGTGGGGACGGCGGGGCGCTTGAGGAACCAGTACGCCAGGACCGGGACGATCGTCAGCGACACCAGCAGCGACGCGACGAGCGCGACGGTGACGGTCAGCGAGAACGGCCCGAACAGCTCGCCCGCGATGCCACCGACGAACGCGATCGGGGCGAACACGGCCACCGTGGTCAGGGTGGAGGCGGTGACCGCGCCCGCGACCTCCTTGGTGCCGTCGAGGATCGCGCGGTGCTTCTCCTCGCCGTACTCCAGATGTCGTTTGATGTTCTCCAGCACGACGATCGAGTCGTCGACCACCCGGCCGATCGCGATGGTCAGCGCGCCGAGGGTGAGCATGTTCAGCGACAGGTCGCCCGTCCACATCACCAGCAGCGCCACCAGGACCGACAGCGGGATCGACACGGCGGTGACGACGGTGGAGCGGATGGACAGCAGGAACAGCAGGATCACCAGCACCGCGAAGGCGAGGCCGAGCATGCCCTCGGTGGTCAGCCCGCTGATCGCCTTCTCCACCTCGGGCCCCTGCGAGAACACGACGGTGAGGTCGGTCTGCGCGGTGCGCTCGAGGTCGGCGAGCTTGTCGTTGACCGCCTTGGAGATCTCGACCGCGTTGCCGTCGCGGGTCATGGTGACCACGACGCCCAGGGTCGCCTTGCCGTCGGTGCGGGTGATCACGGTGGGCGCGGCGAGTCCTGACTCGACGGTCGCGACCTGGCCGAGGGTCACCGGTTTGCCCTGCGCGGGCAGTTGCAGCGCGCGCAGATCGTCCACACTGGTCAGTGGGCCGCCGGTTTGGACGGTCAGCGTCTTGTCCGACTCGGTGATCGTTCCGGCCGGGACGGTGGCGCCCGCCGAGGCCAGCGTCGCGGCCAGCGCGGCCGGGTCGACGCCCGCGGCGCCGAGCTTGGCGTAGTCCACCCGGACGACGACCTGCTGCGTGCGGGCACCGTTGACGGTGGCCTCGCGCACGCCCTTGATCCCCTCCAGGGCGGGCACGACCTCGGAGCGCAACCGCTTCGCCGCGGCCACTTCGTCGTCACCGGTGGTCGCGGCGAGCATCACGACCGGGAAGTCGTCGGTGCTGCCCAGCAGCACGGTCGGCTCAACGCCCTGCGGCAGTTGCGGGCGCAGCCGGTTGACGGCCTGCTGCAACTGCCCGACCGCGGTGTTCATGTCGGTGCCGTAGACGAACTGGACCTGGATGGTCGCCGAGCTCTCCGCGGACTGGGTGGTGATCTTCTCCACACCCGCGATGCCCCTGGCACCGGCGGAGATCGGCTCGGCCACCTGGCTGTCGACCACGTCCGGCGACGCACCCGGGTAGGGCGCGAGCACGACCGCGGCGGGCAGCTGGATGGACGGCAGGAGTTGTTGCTTGAGCGACGGTAGTGCGATGGCGCCGAAGCCGATGATGAGCAGGCTGAGCAAGCCCACCAGGCCCCGATTGCCCAGGCTGAGTCGTGCCAGCACGGACATCTGCGTAGTTCCCCTCCCAGAGCGGACACCGGTGGCCCCAGGCGCGCTCGCGCGCCGTACACCGGTGGAATCGGGGGAAGCCTGGCACAGGATTGCTGAGGACCGACTCAGTCCACAGGGTTAACCAGTGGTCATACAAAAGTATGACTCAGCGGCCGACGTTGTCCTGGTCCCTGGACCGGGTGGCGTCGGGGAGCGGCTCTGGCTCGGCTTCCGCGGGTTCCTCCCGGGGCCGCCGGTTCTTGCCCGCGGCGCGCTCCATCTCCAAGCGCCGCCAGCGCCGCCGCTGCCTCTTGGTCATCTTGGCGGGCCACACCTCTTGGATCGCGGCGTTGAAGTAGGCGCCGATCACCACCGCTAGGCCGATGAAGAAAGCGAACAGCAGGAACGCGATAGGTGTCGCCAAAGCGCCATATGTGTAACCGGTTGTGGTGATCCAGCCTATGTAGAGCCGCAATCCGATGCTGGACAGGACGAACACCGCCATCGCCATGACAGCGCCGGGCAGCCCGCGGTGCCACGGCAATTTGCGCGGCAGGGCGAGCTTGTAGAGCGTTGCCAGGGCGAGCACGGTGAGGATGCCGATCACCGGGTAGTAGGCGATGTTCACCCACGTGGTGATGGTCGGGCGCCAGGACACCGGGAACAGGTTGGGCAGCAGGTCCGGTCCCAGCGCGAGCACCGGGAGGCCGATGATCAGCAGCACCAGGCTGGCCACGTAGAGCAACAACGCGAAGATCCGTTGCCACACCTCGTGCCGGACCCCGTACTGACCGTGTGCGACGGTGATCGCGTCGACGAACGAGGACATGGCCGACGAGCCCGCCCACAGCGAGATGAGGAAGCCGACCGAGACGATCTCGCCGCGCCCGACGGTGAGGATGTCGGCGACGGTCGGTTGGATGATCTGCGTCACCACGCTCTCGCTGAACGCCTTGCGCGAGATGTCGAGGATGTCGGCCTGCACCGCGAGCACCACGTCCGGGCCGAACCACTCGGCGACGAACCCGAGGCTGCCCAGCAGCCCCAGCAGCAGCGGCGGCAGCGACAGCACCTGCCAGAACGCCGCCTCCGCCGCCTCGGAGAAGATGTTGCCCTCCCAGGCCTTGGACAGGGTGCGCTTGAGCAACCGGGACGGGCCCCGCCGCGCGGGCGGGCCGCCGGGGGTGCCGTCGCGGCCGTCCTGGGGTCCGGGCTGCGCGGTCATACGGGGTCAAGCATGGTCCATGGGGGTGCGTTCGGCTTGATCGCGGTCCCCGGCGCTGCCCCGGCGTGTCGCGGGTGCGGGCGATCTTGGGCTGGCGGGCGGTATCCTCACGGACGCCCTCAACCCGGTCCCGTGCCGATCCGCTGAGGGCATCGCCGTGTCCGGAGCAGGTGGAGAGGAGCTGGGGCATCCCGTGACCCGGGCCGAGGTGGAACCGGAGACCCGTGCGCAGCCCCCCGCGGCGCGCCCGCTGCGGGACTGGCAGCGCCGCGCGCTGACGAAGTACCTGACGACCCGCCCGAAGGACTTCCTGGCGGTCGCCACGCCCGGCGCGGGCAAGACCGTGTTCGGCCTGCGGGTGGCCGCGGAGCTGCTGGCGGACCGGACCGTCGAGTCGTTGACCATCGTCGCGCCGACCGAGCACCTCAAGCACCAGTGGGCGGGCGCGGCGAGCGCTGCGGGCATCCCGATCGACCCGAACTTCACCAACTCGATGGGCGCCACCTCGCGCGACTTCCGCGGTGTCGCGGTGACCTACGCGCAGGTGGCCGCGCACCCGAGCCTGCACAGGGTGCGCACCGAGCAGCGCAAGACGCTGGTGATCCTCGACGAGATCCACCACGGCGGCGACGCCAAGAGCTGGGGCGACGCGGTCCGCGAGGCGTTCACCCCGGCGACCCGCAGGCTGGCGCTGACCGGCACCCCGTTCCGCAGCGACGACTCGCCGATCCCGTTCATCGACTACGAGCCGGACGGGCAGGGCTTCCAGCGCAGCCGCGCCGACCACACCTACGGCTACTCCGACGCGCTGCGCGACGGCGTGGTCCGGCCGGTGATCTTCCTGGCGTACTCGGGCGAGGCGAGCTGGCGGACCAGCGCGGGTGAGGAGTTCACCGCGCGCCTGGGCGAGCCGCTGACCGCCGAGCAGACCGCGCGGGCGTGGCGCACCGCGCTCGACCCGTCCGGCGAGTGGGTCCCCTCGGTGCTGGGGGCCGCCGACACCCGGTTGACGCAGGTCCGCCAGCACGTGCCGGACGCCGGTGGCCTGGTCATCGCCTCCGACCACGTCTCGGCCAAGGCGTACGCCCAGATCCTGGAGACCGCGACCGGGCAGGCCCCGACCCTGGTGCTCTCCGACGACCCGAAGGCCTCCGGGCGGATCCAGGAGTTCTCCGACTCGGACTCGCGGTGGCTGGTCGCGGTGCGGATGGTCAGCGAGGGCGTGGACGTGCCGCGGTTGGCGGTGGGGGTCTACGCGACCAGCGCCTCGACGCCGCTGTTCTTCGCGCAGGCGATCGGCCGGTACGTGCGGGTGCGGCGGCAGGGCGAGACGGCGAGCGTGTTCCTGCCGTCGGTGCCGGTGCTGCTGGACCTGGCCAGCCAGCTGGAGGCCGAGCGCGACCACGTCCTGGGCAAGCCGCACCGGGAGAAGGAGGGCTGGGACGACGAGCTCGTCGCCGACGCCAACCGGACCAAGGACGAGCTGGGCGAGGAGGAGAAGGCGTTCACCGCGCTGGGTGCCTCCGCCGAGCTCGACCAGGTGATCTTCGACGGGTCCTCGTTCGGGACCACGGCGATGGCGGGCACGGTCGAGGAGGAGGAGTACCTCGGCCTGCCGGGTCTGCTGGAGCCGGAGCAGGTCAAGGCCCTGTTGCGGCAGCGCCAGGAGCAGCAGCTGGCCGACCGCAGCAAGCGGGCGGCGGCGGTCAAACCCGCCGAGCCGGTGCAGGCGCGGTCGCAGTCGGTGCAGGAGCGGCTGGCCACGCTGCGCAAGGAGTTGAACGCGCTAGTGGGGATGGCCCACCACCGCACCGGCAAGCCGCACGGGATGATCCACGGTGAGCTGCGCCGCTCGTGCGGTGGTCCGCCGACCGCCATGGCCTCGATCGAGCAGCTCGAGGAGCGGATCGCCACATTGCGGTCGTGGTGACCCCGGCCGCTTGCCATGATGTCCGGGTGAGCCTGGTTATCGCTGATGAGGTCGTCGCCGCTCTGTCCGAGGGTCGCGGGGTGGTGGCGCTGGAGAGCACCCTGCTGGCGCACGGGCTGCCCCAGGGGCGCAACCTGGAGGTCGGGGCCCGTCTGGAGCGGATCGTGCGCGAGGCGGGCGCTGTGCCCGCCACGATCGCGGTGCTCGACGGTGTGGCGCACGTCGGGTTGACGCCCGAGCAGCTGGAGCGGGTGTGCTCCCCCGGTCTCGCGAAGCTGTCCCTGCGGGATCTGGGGCCCGCGTACGCCCTTAAGCGCGATGGCGCGACCACTGTGGCGAGCACGGCGGCGTTGGCACACCGCGCGGGTATTGGGGTGTTCGCGACGGGTGGGCTCGGTGGGGTTCACCTGTCGGTTCCCGCCGGTAGTGCCTCTTGGGACGTTTCGGCGGACTTGGACGTCTTGGCGAACACCCCGGTGACGGTTGTCTGTTCGGGGGTCAAGTCGATCCTCGACATCGCCGCGACCGTTGAGGTGCTGGAGACGAAGTCGGTTCCTGTCGTGGGTTACCGCACGGACTACTTCCCCGGCTTCTACCTGCGGGAGTCGGCGCACACCGTGCCGTGGCGGGTGGATGACCCCGCCGAGGCCGCCGCGGTGGTCGCGGCGCACCGCACCGTGACGTCGTCGGGGGTGTTGTTGGTCAACCCGGTTCCGGTCGAGCACGAGTTGGACCGCGACCTGCACGACCGTCTACTGAGCGACGGGATGGCGCTGCTGCAGGAGCGCGGCATCACCGGTAAAGACGTCACCCCGGCGCTGCTCGAGTTCTTCCACAACGGCAGCGGTGGGACGAGTCTTAGTGCCAACACTGAGCTTGTCGCCAACAACGCTCAACTGGCTGCAGAGGTCGCGGTTCAGCTTTCATCGCGGTAAAGCTTGGAGACGACGTCTTCGATGTTCGGCTCTTGCACAGACAAGTCTCGTAGTGACACAGCCTGCGCTAGTGCCGCGACCACTTCCCCTGCCGCGGTGCCATCGAGCGTGAGGGTGACCCGGCGAGCGTCGGCTTCCACTGCGGTAACAACGGCACCGGGCAGCGTAAGGCCGTCCGGCCAGGGGGAGTCCAAGTCGGCGACGATAGTGCGGCGTGACCTATAGCGGGCGTGGAGTTCGTCGAGTGTGCCGTCGTGCACTACGCGCCCGTGGTCGATCACAACAAGCCTGCGGCACAGCTTCTCTATGTCGGCGAGGTCGTGGGTCGTGAGGACAACTGTGGTGTCGCCGCGCCGGTCGAGGTCGGTGAGGAACGACCGCACCGCTTGTTTGCTGAGCACGTCGAGGCCGATGGTGGGTTCGTCGAGGAACAGCACCTCAGGGCCGTGCAAGAGCGCGGCGGTGAGTTCACCGCGCATGCGCTGGCCCAGCGAAAGCTGCCGTACCGGGGTGTGCCGGAACTCGTCGAGGCCAAGCAGGTCCGAACACTGCTTGAGCCGGGCCGCGTGGTCGCCTTCGGGGACGCGGTAGATGTGCCGCAGCAGGGAGAACGAATCCTCCAGCGGCAGGTCCCACCAGAGTTGCGAGCGCTGCCCGAAAACGACGCCGATGCGCCTCGCCAACGTCGTGCGTTTGGCGACGGGCTCCAGGCCGCAGACGCTGACCTCTCCCCCGCTCGGCGCGAGTACACCCGTGAGCATCTTGAGCGTAGTGGACTTGCCCGCGCCGTTGGGCCCGATGTAGCCGAGCAGCTCGCCGCGTTCCACGGTGAGGTCGACACCGTCCACAGCGGACACGACATGGCGTTCCCGACGGATCCGGCCGACTTTGCGGGTCACGGTGAAGTCCTTGCGCAGACCGCGCGCTGAAATGATCATGACCCCGTGCTCCGGTAGTGGCGGACGCCCACGCGCCAGAACACGGCTGCGACGCAAGCGGCGATGACGGCGACCAACGGCGACGCCCAGGCCACCGCGGTCGGTAGGCCAAGAGGATCGGGCTTGCCGAGTAGGACAAGGCCTGGGAAGTAGGCGACGAAACCGAACCCGAGGCCGAGGGTGAACAGGTCGCGGAACCAGCCGCCGTACATGGTGCTCGGGTACGAGGTGAAGTCCCGCCCGCCGTAGGTGAACGCGTTCGCGACCTCACCGGACTCGACCCACCAGAAGGCAACGGTGGCCCCCGCGATGAACAGGCTGGCGAAGAACACGGCTCCGGAGATCGGGACGATCGCGGCGAAGAAGGCGCGTTCCAACGTCCACGGGATGTCGGCCACGCACAAGGCGACGATGTAGAGCACCAGTCCCTGCGCTGCTCGACCGACACGGCGTAAGGCGAAGGTGATGACCGCGAGCTGCACCAGCGCGGACAGAGGACGCACGAGCAGCGAGTCGAACAACCCAGAGCGGACGTACTCGCGTAGTCGATCGGCGCTACCCGCGACCAGATCCCCCACGGTGAAACCGACAGCGGCTAGAGCGGTCATCAGGAGTACTTCAGTGCCGTTGAATCCGCCTAGCGCGCCGGTGACGCTGAACAACACGAAGACCGTGGCGATGTCCAGGCCGTTGACGACCATGCTGCCGAGGATCTCCAACAGCATCGAAGTCCGGTACTGCGCTTGGCTGCGGATCTGCGCGCGCAGCACCCGCCCGTACACCCGAGCCGTTCCGAGGATCTCAGCCACCTTGCACCACCAACTTCCGCACGGCACGCGACTGCGTCCAGTGACACGCGAGGAGCAAGAGCACTACCCAGACGACCTGGCTCAGGCACACCAAGAGCGCGTGCTCAGTGCCACCTCGCTCCACCGCGATGTCCAACGGAGCCTGGAGCAAAGACGGAAAGGGAGTAGCGACCCAGAGAATCGTGCTGAGCCACTCCGGCAGGACCGCCAAGGGGAAGTAGAGGCCGCTGGCGGCGCCGGAGACGAAGACCCAGAACATGGTCACCCCGCGGATGTCGAGCAACCAGAACGCCGACAGCCCGATCAAGTAGCGGCAGGCGAAGCAGACGACAACCGCGAGCACGGTGGAGAGCGCGAACAGGGGGTAGGTCGCGAAGCTCTGCGGGACGTAGAAGTCGAAAGCCACCGCGCCCACCACGAGCGGGACCGCGAACCTCGTCAGCAGGGCGAACCCGGCGCGGCCGATGTCGGTCCACAGGTAGGTCCACAGTGGATCCACGGGGCGCAGCAGATCGGCGACCACGTCACCGGTGCGGACCCGCTCGGCCAGGTCCAGCATGGTCCACGAGTTCACCACCGCGAGCAGCCCCTGCCCCAGCCAGACGTAGCTGACCAACTGCGGCCCGCTGTACCCGGCCATGGCGCCGCCCGCCGCGTCGGCGACGCTGAGCATGATGTAGCAGCGCAGGAACCCGAACACGGTGTTGGTGAACGCCCCGGCGAACGTGGCCTGCCTATAGGTCGCGTGCCTACGGAACCCAGCCGCGACCAGCGCGACTTGGACACGCGCCATCACGAGTCTCCTTAGAGGGCGATTACCGCAGAGTGGCGGGTGTGCTTCTTACCGTATCGTCCGATGGCGGCGCGACTCGGTTTCGGAGGTACCTGTGAGCGTGGTTGTCGTTGGGGACACAGCGCTGGATGTCGTAACCCGGCATTCCACCCCTATCGCCTGGGGAGACGACACCCTCGCCACCACCACGCTGCGCCCGGGAGGTGCGGGTGCCAACGCCGCCGCGTGGCTGGCGCACCTCGGAGAACCGGTGACCCTGGTGTCCCGTGTCGGTGAAGACGCCGCAGCGGCCCAAGTGCGCGACGACCTCACCCGAAGGGGCGTGCGGTGCGTGTTCGCGGTGGACCCGTCGGCAGCGACGGGATGCGTTGTCGTGCTCGTGGACAACACCGGCCAACGGACGATGTTCCCGGATAGAGGCGCGAACGCCCTTATCCGCCGGGCAGACCTGCCGCCGCTAGAGCAAGCGAAGCACCTGCACTTGTCCGGCTACGTGCT
It includes:
- a CDS encoding sporulation protein, coding for MFQKVLAGFGAGGAKVDAQILDRATRPGGALRGEVHLLGGSVDQQVEALGVALLARVDTPDGPRDLPVQQVHLAGRELVRAGSRVTVPFEVRMPWETPITSVLGKHLVGMAVGLQTTLDLAGSVVDAQDVDAVAIEPLPAQHRVLDAMSRLGYTFRSANLERDRLDGVDQQLPFFQEITFDAPAASGLQSVALTFLAGPQELRVVLDVVKQVRVAKGGGLGGRAQSFLGSFAVRDINAPWERQLEGWLRQVAAPRGIFD
- a CDS encoding DUF3039 domain-containing protein; its protein translation is MSAPTQTRPDVDTRPEGTETTGDDTPKMFHYVRKNKIVESAVMGNMVVALCGEVFPVTKSPKPGSPVCPDCKKIYDSMKD
- a CDS encoding efflux RND transporter permease subunit, whose amino-acid sequence is MSVLARLSLGNRGLVGLLSLLIIGFGAIALPSLKQQLLPSIQLPAAVVLAPYPGASPDVVDSQVAEPISAGARGIAGVEKITTQSAESSATIQVQFVYGTDMNTAVGQLQQAVNRLRPQLPQGVEPTVLLGSTDDFPVVMLAATTGDDEVAAAKRLRSEVVPALEGIKGVREATVNGARTQQVVVRVDYAKLGAAGVDPAALAATLASAGATVPAGTITESDKTLTVQTGGPLTSVDDLRALQLPAQGKPVTLGQVATVESGLAAPTVITRTDGKATLGVVVTMTRDGNAVEISKAVNDKLADLERTAQTDLTVVFSQGPEVEKAISGLTTEGMLGLAFAVLVILLFLLSIRSTVVTAVSIPLSVLVALLVMWTGDLSLNMLTLGALTIAIGRVVDDSIVVLENIKRHLEYGEEKHRAILDGTKEVAGAVTASTLTTVAVFAPIAFVGGIAGELFGPFSLTVTVALVASLLVSLTIVPVLAYWFLKRPAVPTDPAAAERALQEALDKERRSPLQRAYVPVLRFATKRRWATILVAIVIFVLTMGLASRLETSFIDDNGGTSVQLTQELPPGTSLDARDAAAKKLEDVLAATPEIEVYQVTVGTDDLFAGFGASSGGNTTVFATLKADVDRSAVIAGIKDRLGTSAGKLETGSDTGSGTSNSLEVLVTAPDAAGLVAATKTVQDAVAGTSGLSEVTSDLARSSPRVEIAVDQVAAAAKGLSTQTITQLAAQALRGTPVADLPIGDSRQQVLLRTGTAPADVAALKALPLPSPAGPVTLGQVAQVTTVDGPVRVTRTDGDRSTTVTAKSTSSDLGAVTKDMTARLGKLQLAGGAAYTVGGVSADQADTFADLGLAMLAAIAIVFLIMVATFRSLVQPLILLVSIPFAATGAIGLLLLTGTPLGLPSLIGMLMLVGIVVTNAIVLIDLINQYRADGMSVRDAVIEGGRRRLRPILMTAAATIFALLPMAAGVTGEGGFIGKPLALVVIGGLISSTLLTLVLVPTLYTMVENFKERRRAKKAAKHAPRPATEPELQHA
- a CDS encoding YihY/virulence factor BrkB family protein — protein: MTAQPGPQDGRDGTPGGPPARRGPSRLLKRTLSKAWEGNIFSEAAEAAFWQVLSLPPLLLGLLGSLGFVAEWFGPDVVLAVQADILDISRKAFSESVVTQIIQPTVADILTVGRGEIVSVGFLISLWAGSSAMSSFVDAITVAHGQYGVRHEVWQRIFALLLYVASLVLLIIGLPVLALGPDLLPNLFPVSWRPTITTWVNIAYYPVIGILTVLALATLYKLALPRKLPWHRGLPGAVMAMAVFVLSSIGLRLYIGWITTTGYTYGALATPIAFLLFAFFIGLAVVIGAYFNAAIQEVWPAKMTKRQRRRWRRLEMERAAGKNRRPREEPAEAEPEPLPDATRSRDQDNVGR
- a CDS encoding DEAD/DEAH box helicase translates to MTRAEVEPETRAQPPAARPLRDWQRRALTKYLTTRPKDFLAVATPGAGKTVFGLRVAAELLADRTVESLTIVAPTEHLKHQWAGAASAAGIPIDPNFTNSMGATSRDFRGVAVTYAQVAAHPSLHRVRTEQRKTLVILDEIHHGGDAKSWGDAVREAFTPATRRLALTGTPFRSDDSPIPFIDYEPDGQGFQRSRADHTYGYSDALRDGVVRPVIFLAYSGEASWRTSAGEEFTARLGEPLTAEQTARAWRTALDPSGEWVPSVLGAADTRLTQVRQHVPDAGGLVIASDHVSAKAYAQILETATGQAPTLVLSDDPKASGRIQEFSDSDSRWLVAVRMVSEGVDVPRLAVGVYATSASTPLFFAQAIGRYVRVRRQGETASVFLPSVPVLLDLASQLEAERDHVLGKPHREKEGWDDELVADANRTKDELGEEEKAFTALGASAELDQVIFDGSSFGTTAMAGTVEEEEYLGLPGLLEPEQVKALLRQRQEQQLADRSKRAAAVKPAEPVQARSQSVQERLATLRKELNALVGMAHHRTGKPHGMIHGELRRSCGGPPTAMASIEQLEERIATLRSW
- a CDS encoding pseudouridine-5'-phosphate glycosidase, whose product is MSLVIADEVVAALSEGRGVVALESTLLAHGLPQGRNLEVGARLERIVREAGAVPATIAVLDGVAHVGLTPEQLERVCSPGLAKLSLRDLGPAYALKRDGATTVASTAALAHRAGIGVFATGGLGGVHLSVPAGSASWDVSADLDVLANTPVTVVCSGVKSILDIAATVEVLETKSVPVVGYRTDYFPGFYLRESAHTVPWRVDDPAEAAAVVAAHRTVTSSGVLLVNPVPVEHELDRDLHDRLLSDGMALLQERGITGKDVTPALLEFFHNGSGGTSLSANTELVANNAQLAAEVAVQLSSR
- a CDS encoding ABC transporter ATP-binding protein; protein product: MIISARGLRKDFTVTRKVGRIRRERHVVSAVDGVDLTVERGELLGYIGPNGAGKSTTLKMLTGVLAPSGGEVSVCGLEPVAKRTTLARRIGVVFGQRSQLWWDLPLEDSFSLLRHIYRVPEGDHAARLKQCSDLLGLDEFRHTPVRQLSLGQRMRGELTAALLHGPEVLFLDEPTIGLDVLSKQAVRSFLTDLDRRGDTTVVLTTHDLADIEKLCRRLVVIDHGRVVHDGTLDELHARYRSRRTIVADLDSPWPDGLTLPGAVVTAVEADARRVTLTLDGTAAGEVVAALAQAVSLRDLSVQEPNIEDVVSKLYRDES
- a CDS encoding ABC transporter permease, which translates into the protein MAEILGTARVYGRVLRAQIRSQAQYRTSMLLEILGSMVVNGLDIATVFVLFSVTGALGGFNGTEVLLMTALAAVGFTVGDLVAGSADRLREYVRSGLFDSLLVRPLSALVQLAVITFALRRVGRAAQGLVLYIVALCVADIPWTLERAFFAAIVPISGAVFFASLFIAGATVAFWWVESGEVANAFTYGGRDFTSYPSTMYGGWFRDLFTLGLGFGFVAYFPGLVLLGKPDPLGLPTAVAWASPLVAVIAACVAAVFWRVGVRHYRSTGS
- a CDS encoding ABC transporter permease; protein product: MARVQVALVAAGFRRHATYRQATFAGAFTNTVFGFLRCYIMLSVADAAGGAMAGYSGPQLVSYVWLGQGLLAVVNSWTMLDLAERVRTGDVVADLLRPVDPLWTYLWTDIGRAGFALLTRFAVPLVVGAVAFDFYVPQSFATYPLFALSTVLAVVVCFACRYLIGLSAFWLLDIRGVTMFWVFVSGAASGLYFPLAVLPEWLSTILWVATPFPSLLQAPLDIAVERGGTEHALLVCLSQVVWVVLLLLACHWTQSRAVRKLVVQGG